The nucleotide window GACTATCCGCAGTCAATGTTATAGCGCATATCGCTGCAATTTGTTCAACAACCTGATCGATATTTAAATTATCAGTGTGGATTTTATACTCGGTTATATCCTCATCAAACGCTCGGATACATCTGTCGATCTGCTGCGCGGCCCATGACTGCCTTCCTTCAAGTCTGGAAGCAAGTCGCCGCAAAAGGGTTTTCTTCTCAGCATATAAAATAATATGTTTTATGTCATATTTTTCTGATAAATAAGCAATAATCTCTTCATAGTACTGCCTGTTCGTGATCGTCATTGGAACAATAAGGTGACCCGCATAGTGCTTTGAAATATAGTCCAACATATCACAGTTAAACTTACGCCACATCGGATAATCTTGAAAATCATTTTCGCTTATTGACAACGGTATATTTTTGGCAATGAAAAATCCAGTATTTTCAGGATCATAGACATACGAATTGGGGATTCTGCGCTGCAATTCATAGGCAGCTTGTGTTTTTCCTGAGCCAAAAGCTCCATTTATCCAGACAATCATCTTGTCACCTCCAGAAGCTTGTCATTCCCAAATTACCAATTTTATATATAGTATCACAATTTTGCGAATTTTTATTGTCGCTTTACCCTGATGCAATAACTGAGCTATAGCCTATACATCAGCTCAAGCAAGACAAATTCTAATCCTTTTTTATTGTCTTTTTAGACAAAGCCGTGGGTCTGTCTATTCTCTGGTCTTTTTATTTTTTCCTGCTTTCTTTTGCGTTACAGCCCCTTTCCGATAGTGGCAAACGAAAATCCTTATTGCCACAACCGCACAATGGACTTTCACCGTCCAGTTATCACCCTTGTCGGGGTGTATTAATAGAGTAGAGGGAAAGTTTTAACTTTCGCCCCTCTCATTGAACCGTACGTACGGGTCTCGTATACGGCTCTACATTTATATCGAATCACAAACTCTTAAGATAGTATTCTAGGGGATTGACTAAACCTGGTCTGTCCCCTTTCTTTATGCCTAAAACTTTTGGTGATAATGTAAAGTTTACGATATTCATCCCACTTCTTTTATACCACCCTAATCTCGTGTTAGCACACTTATAGATATCTTCTTCGCTAAACTTACATTTGCTCACTATATTTAGCTTCATTAGATTTCTATATATCGTCTTTGGTTTCTTCCATTGCTTGATGATGATACATCGTACCTTATGGCGTAGCCATTGCCCAAATTCATCAAGAAACATTTTAATGCTACCTATCTTAAAATAGTTTATCCAACCTCTTACAGTTTGATTTACTTTCGCAAATGTAACTGCCAGCGGTCTTGATATGGCATGTTTTCTCTTCATCAATGTTTTAATCTTAGAATACAGTCGTTTCTTTCTATCTTTCGTAGGTACGCATTTCCAATCTTGTCCATTCTTATAAAAGGTAAATCCTAGGAATTGCCCTTTCGTTGGGCGGACGACTTTTGTCTTTGTTGCACTCACTTTCAAGAATAGTTTTCTCTCTAGCCATGATGTCACTGACTTCATTACACGGTTCGCACTCATTTCGCTTTTGACGAAGATCATACAGTCATCGGCGTATCTTACAAATTTAAGGTTTCTAGACTCTAGCTCTTTATCCAATTTATCTAAATAGATATTTGATAAAATAACGCTAATTGGTCCTCCTTGAGGTGTGCCAACCGTAGTACTTTTGACGAGTCCATCCTCTAACACACCTGCTCTTAGATAGGCTCTTATCAAATGTAATGTTGTTGCGTCATTGACATTCTCTCTTAAGATTGAAATTAATTTGTCATGATTTACGGTATCAAAGAATTTTTCAATATCCAAATCAACTATCCATTCGTATTCATCATTTAAGTTATTTAACACTTCTTCCATTGCCATATGTGCACTTCGCCTTGGTCGAAATCCAAAACTATGTTCACTGAATATAGGCTCATAGATTTTTGTGAGTTCTTGTAGAATAGCTTGTTGGATAACTCGGTCAACAACGGTTGGTATTCCTAATGGTCTTTGTTTTCCATTTGGTTTTGGAATATAGACTCTTTTCACTGGCATGGGTCGATATTGCTTGTTCATTATCAAGGAAACAATTTCTTCTTGATATTGTCCAAACCCTTGTTCGACTTCTTGCACTGTCATCTTATCCATTCCAGGTGCTCCCTTGTTTTGTTTGACCTTTTTGATTGCCTTTTGCAAATTCTCTTCACTTAAAATCTTTTCCATTAATTTCATTTGCTGCTCCTCCTTCTACTTGTAAATCGATTTGGAAACATCCCCACTACTTTCACCATCTGTGCTTACGATTCACAGTTCTAGGCTATCCTCATTTTCGGACTATCCAAACATTGCTTATAGCGATTCGCACTCTATAAACGTTTCAGTCCTTCGGTATTTCTACCTACTATGACTTCATCTGACTTCTTGCGATAAACCTTTTTCGACCATGGGTACCATCACTGATTTTAAAGTTTATTGGACTTCCTTGTTCGCAAGATCTCCCAGGGTAAGACATATATCTTTCTCTTCACAACCTCTTGATTTACTGTCTTGGTTTTACGTTTACCTTTTGGACTTTGGTTTGTACTGCAACCTTATCCACCATTTAGCCTCATCAAGTTTCTTTTCGTAAGCTCGAAAGATTCGCTACACCACTTCCTTCACCCATGGTATCACTACCAACGGCTTGTGGTTCACTACACTTGGCGGCAACTACCCGTGACTGGACTTTCACCAGTTAGATATATGTCATGCCTGGCACACAGTAAAAAGATGAATTCCGCGGAATTCACCTTTTTAATCAACAATCAAGTTTGTCCATGAATAAGGACAATCGGTATGAATCTTCCGTCTAGTTCTTGCCCAGCAGACGGAACATGTTTTTCTTATAAACCTCCACGCCCGGCTGATTAAACGGATTCACATTCAGCAGATAGACGCTGACCGCGCAGGCCTTAAAGAAGAAGTAGCACATATACCCGAAGGTTTCTTCCCGCATATCCGGCATCGTAATGATCAAGTTCGGCACATCACCGGTAACTTCATGCGCTTCCAACGTTCCCTGACAAGCCATCTTATTGACCCAATCCAGACTCTTGCCGGCCAGATAGTTCATGTGATCCAAATTTTCCGCATCGCTTGGGAAGGTCCCGTCCAGTGTCGGCGCTTCCACCAGCAGCAGAGTTTCATAAAGCATCTTCTTGCCTTCCTGGATAAACTGTCCCAGAGAATGCAGATCCGTTGAGAACGTCGCACTGCACGGCAGAATGCCTTTGCCTTCTTTGCCCTCCGACTCGCCAAACAGCTGCTTCCACCATTCGGCAATCATTGCCATCTGCGGCTCATAGGTTACTAACATTTCTGCATCTTTGCCGCTGTTTTCCAAAATCCGGCGGGCAACCGCATACTGATAAGCTGGATTGTCATGCAAATCCGGATTCTTGAGGTCTTCATAAGCCTGCGCAAAGCCCTTCATCACCGCGTCAATATCAATCCCAGCCAAAGCCATTGGGAGTAAGCCTACGGCCGTTAATACCGAATACCGGCCGCCGATATCATCCGGAATCACGAAGGTTTCATAGCCTTCCTTATCCGCCAGTTCCTTTAATGTTCCGCGCGCCTTGTCGGTCGTCGCCAAAATCCGCCGCTGGCATTCTTCCTTGGAATATTTCTTTTCCATCAGCTGCTTCAGCATTCGAAACGCCATCGCCGTTTCCGTTGTTGTTCCGGATTTGGAAATTACGTTCAAAACGATTTCCTTATCCTGGATATACGCTTCTACCTGCTTGAAATACGTGCTGGAGAAGGTGTTACCGATAAAGATCACTTCCGGCTTATTTTGACAATACAGACCGCGCATCATTTCAATCGCTGCCCGCGCGCCTAAATAAGAGCCGCCAATGCCGCAGACCAGCAGCACATCACATTGGCCTTCCAGCCGCTTGGCTGCCGCTTTAATTCTTTCAAACTCTTCATGATCATAGCTGTTCGGCCATTCTACCCAGCCGACAAAATCATTGCCCGCGCCGCTTTTTTCATGCAGCTGTGTGTGCGCCAGCGTTACGGCTTCCTGATAATCGAAAATGTTTTCCTGCAGATGCGCATGCGAAGTGTCAAATTTGATCATACTGTTTCTCCTTTATTTGCTTCCTCGATCCAGCGGTCCAGGTTTTCAGCCAGCGACCGGAATCCAATTTTCATGACTGGCAGACGACTGGCCTTCCCCCGGCCGCGTTCCTTCCGGAATGCCGTCGGATGCAGCGCTTTTAAAGACAGCCGGGCCTGGTGCGTGGATTTGTCAAAATCGATAATCTTGACCTTTACACGGTCATGGACGTGAACGAAATGATTGACATCCTTGACGAAACCTTCCGAGATTTCAGAAATGTGAATCAATCCCGAGGTTTCCTCATCCAGACTGACAAATGCGCCGTACGGCTGAATGCCCGTGATCGTCCCCTCTACTATTTGTCCGATTCGATACTGCATAGACGCCTCCAATCTTTTTTTATTATATCACCTCCCAGGGTTTTTGTGATATACTAATTCTCGAGGTGAGCACCATGCTTCAACAGATGTATCCTTTCTGGGCTGCGATTGTGGCCAATTTGACAGCGCAGCTGCTTAAGCCCGTTATCCGCTACATACGAACCCGGGAATGGGATTGGCATATGGCATTGGAGAGCGGCGGTTTTCCCAGCTCGCATACCTCGACAGTCGCGGCTTTGACGCTGGCTGTCGGAATCACGGATAATTTCTCGTCGACATTGTTTGCCGTGACCTTGATGTTTTCGCTGATCGTGGCTTATGACGCCGCCAACGTTCGTTATTATGCCGGCCAGAACATTCGGATTACGCAGCAGCTGATCAAAGATATTCAAATTTTAACGCAGACCCGTCTGGACGATCCAATCTATCTGACCAAGGTAAAAGAAGTACTGGGTCATAAATGGATTGAAGTGTTCGGCGGCATTCTTCTTGGCCTGATCATCGCCGGGCTGATGTATTTTATAAGATAAGGTGAAAATTATGGAAACGATGGAAACACAAGTTAAAAATGTAATTGAAAAGATCCGGCCGTATATTCAGCGCGACGGCGGCGACGTGGAATTCGTCAGTCTGGAAGACGGTGTCGTCACCGTTAAAATGCTGGGCGCCTGTTCTGAATGTCTGTCGCTGGATGCAACGCTGAAGGATGGGATCGAAGCCATTCTTCTCGATGAAGTTCCAGGCGTAACAGAAGTACGGCTGGCCCCTTCCGAGCCACTCTTCTTCTAAATTCAGCAATGTCGTCAAAGAAACGCATGCGGATGCGATCCTCTGAAAGTGAAGCCAGCTTTCAAAGATCAGCGGCATGCGTTTTTTTGTTTTTCTGATTTCGGTTTATCGATGCTTAAGCAACCTGTCCGACCATCAGCTGCGGAATCTGTCCCTGGACGATCTGCATGACCAGCGGAATCTTCACTTCGATCTGCTGCGGATCAAGCAAAAAGGGACTGATCACCAACATTTCCACGCTGATCTTTAAATCAATTTCCAACAGCGTACTGTTAATGCCGTAAGCCGAGGAGACGGCATCAATCTGGCCGACCAGGCTGTTGACCGCGCGCATTCGTATGTCTATCGAAGGTCCGACATTTGCCAGCAGCACCGACCCCGTCAGCATCCCCACCGGCAGAGAATAAATAATTCCTTTATCATAATAGACAAGATGGGTATGCGGATCAGTTTCCCCTTCTTCCGCAGCATTGAGCGATTCCTGAGCGGCATCCAGGGAGCGGCTCATCAGTTCATTCATCCGCTGCGTATCATAAATAATATCTGTTATATTGCCCTGACTATCCCGCTGGATGCGGATCAGATCTTCCGTCTTCAAATCCAGAGAATCCACCGCCCGCTTAATCACCGCCGAAGCCGCATTGCGGACCTCACTGGCCGCCACCTTTTCGACATGGGGTTTTAACAGGGCGTTAAGCTGATTCAGCGTCCGATTGCCCAGCCACAAGACCGCAGCCAGGATCAGCGCCGCCGCCAGCCAACGGCGATTTCTATCCCGTTTCCGTTTTTTCATGCATCACCTTCAGCAGCGCTTCCTTCCCACTCATTCCTATATATATTCCTGCACGGGCCGCGGTTGACGTCATCGCTATAATTTTTCCATCCAACAGTCCGGTTTTCCCCGGTTTATGAACCTGAAAGACCGGAATCTTTTTTTCCTCCAGGATGTCGAGATCCCAGCTTTCATCGACTAAGACAGCCTTTGTGCTGACGATCATCCGACATGTCCAGCGAGGCAGAAATAATGAAATGTCAATGAATCGAAACGCTTCGATTTCCAAGGTTTTTAATTCGATCATAGCCCAGCCTCCTCCTCTATCAGTATAGAGAAAGACAGAAAAAGGGTGCCTCCTTTTCCCACTTTCATCCTGGAAATTCAAGCCTGAGCCAAGGAATATGCGGTTCAATGTCCAACGTTCAGTCCCTGCGAAGCGCGGACAAAAAAAGTCCGAGACCGTCTTGGTTTCGGGCTTATCGAAAACATGGCTTAATAGTTTTTAACTTCCTGTTCAAAGTAAGCCTGCGGATGGAAGCAGACCGGGCAGACCTTTGGCGCCTGTTTGGCAGTTACAGTATATCCGCAATTGCGGCACTTCCAGACAATCTGTTCCGCTTTCGCAAAAACCGTATTGTTTTCAACGTTGTTCAGCA belongs to Holdemania massiliensis and includes:
- the ltrA gene encoding group II intron reverse transcriptase/maturase, whose product is MKLMEKILSEENLQKAIKKVKQNKGAPGMDKMTVQEVEQGFGQYQEEIVSLIMNKQYRPMPVKRVYIPKPNGKQRPLGIPTVVDRVIQQAILQELTKIYEPIFSEHSFGFRPRRSAHMAMEEVLNNLNDEYEWIVDLDIEKFFDTVNHDKLISILRENVNDATTLHLIRAYLRAGVLEDGLVKSTTVGTPQGGPISVILSNIYLDKLDKELESRNLKFVRYADDCMIFVKSEMSANRVMKSVTSWLERKLFLKVSATKTKVVRPTKGQFLGFTFYKNGQDWKCVPTKDRKKRLYSKIKTLMKRKHAISRPLAVTFAKVNQTVRGWINYFKIGSIKMFLDEFGQWLRHKVRCIIIKQWKKPKTIYRNLMKLNIVSKCKFSEEDIYKCANTRLGWYKRSGMNIVNFTLSPKVLGIKKGDRPGLVNPLEYYLKSL
- a CDS encoding NifU family protein — its product is METMETQVKNVIEKIRPYIQRDGGDVEFVSLEDGVVTVKMLGACSECLSLDATLKDGIEAILLDEVPGVTEVRLAPSEPLFF
- a CDS encoding glucose-6-phosphate isomerase, with translation MIKFDTSHAHLQENIFDYQEAVTLAHTQLHEKSGAGNDFVGWVEWPNSYDHEEFERIKAAAKRLEGQCDVLLVCGIGGSYLGARAAIEMMRGLYCQNKPEVIFIGNTFSSTYFKQVEAYIQDKEIVLNVISKSGTTTETAMAFRMLKQLMEKKYSKEECQRRILATTDKARGTLKELADKEGYETFVIPDDIGGRYSVLTAVGLLPMALAGIDIDAVMKGFAQAYEDLKNPDLHDNPAYQYAVARRILENSGKDAEMLVTYEPQMAMIAEWWKQLFGESEGKEGKGILPCSATFSTDLHSLGQFIQEGKKMLYETLLLVEAPTLDGTFPSDAENLDHMNYLAGKSLDWVNKMACQGTLEAHEVTGDVPNLIITMPDMREETFGYMCYFFFKACAVSVYLLNVNPFNQPGVEVYKKNMFRLLGKN
- the yunB gene encoding sporulation protein YunB, with the protein product MKKRKRDRNRRWLAAALILAAVLWLGNRTLNQLNALLKPHVEKVAASEVRNAASAVIKRAVDSLDLKTEDLIRIQRDSQGNITDIIYDTQRMNELMSRSLDAAQESLNAAEEGETDPHTHLVYYDKGIIYSLPVGMLTGSVLLANVGPSIDIRMRAVNSLVGQIDAVSSAYGINSTLLEIDLKISVEMLVISPFLLDPQQIEVKIPLVMQIVQGQIPQLMVGQVA
- a CDS encoding AAA family ATPase, with product MIVWINGAFGSGKTQAAYELQRRIPNSYVYDPENTGFFIAKNIPLSISENDFQDYPMWRKFNCDMLDYISKHYAGHLIVPMTITNRQYYEEIIAYLSEKYDIKHIILYAEKKTLLRRLASRLEGRQSWAAQQIDRCIRAFDEDITEYKIHTDNLNIDQVVEQIAAICAITLTADSRNNFRKHVDRFLIKCRHIRNGD
- a CDS encoding CvfD/Ygs/GSP13 family RNA-binding post-transcriptional regulator — its product is MQYRIGQIVEGTITGIQPYGAFVSLDEETSGLIHISEISEGFVKDVNHFVHVHDRVKVKIIDFDKSTHQARLSLKALHPTAFRKERGRGKASRLPVMKIGFRSLAENLDRWIEEANKGETV
- a CDS encoding divergent PAP2 family protein yields the protein MLQQMYPFWAAIVANLTAQLLKPVIRYIRTREWDWHMALESGGFPSSHTSTVAALTLAVGITDNFSSTLFAVTLMFSLIVAYDAANVRYYAGQNIRITQQLIKDIQILTQTRLDDPIYLTKVKEVLGHKWIEVFGGILLGLIIAGLMYFIR